In the Lytechinus variegatus isolate NC3 chromosome 17, Lvar_3.0, whole genome shotgun sequence genome, cccccccatcttcaaCAAGACCTGTTGGTGATAATGCGCCCTCTTATGTCGATGGAGCCATGGAAGGAATGCTGACATCAAAAAAATACGCCCGGACTCTTGCCATCAAACATCAATATCACCCCtcccccaaacacacacaccctcccatACACATACACTCACACATCAACTATTTTCTTGAAAGCATTATAGAATTAGTTAGCTGTATACGTCGAGGTGACAAGATTTCTGCATTCAGTAAATCTGTTGGATCAAGCATGAAAGAACAATTTTTGGTATTACGgcaaattaaagaaataacaaaaagagTACTCGGTGCGTGCAAGTGCAAGAGGTGAAGGCTAAAAGCAATGAATAAAGAATCCGTATACAGTCATGTTCACTATTGTGTAACAATCAGACTCGGGGCCGGTGCGTTAATTAGTCATCGTCATCAAAATTAGTGGTTTTAAGTCTTTGAATCTATAGATATAGCTTTATTTGCCCAATTTTTGTGTAAAACTATAGGGttgaaaagataataaaaaatgaaatgcatttcAATAAAATAGAAAACCAACCGTAAATAGGTTAGAAATGCTTTTCTATTGTTTCATTACATTATTGTACCTTAAATAACAGAATATACATCATGGAGAAAAGGTAGAgttatagcaaaaaaaaattatcaactgACTGGAGCCTCGGAAGAACATACACCCtgccccccccacacacacacacacacaaacactcacaccaacacacacacatacctgCATCCATTTCTCTCTTCCTGTCACTCTCTTCGCTcttcaccaccccccccccccccacttcaaCATGTCTTCTGTGCCTATATTATCTCTTTGTTCTTATTTATACCTAAAGAATATACGTTCGACTGACTCACTGCATCCCAATGGCTCCTCAAATTGTTCTTATGACCGGATGTTCAGCAGGCATCGGTCTGGCGACAGCCAAACGTCTTGCTCTGGACATAGATCAGCGTTACATCGTCATAGCCTCCGTCATCGCCATGTCGGAAAAGGCGAATCTCGTGGCCGCCGTAGGGGCTCcctgaataaaacaatttttatcaGGAGTTGGATGTTACAAACGATACCAACATTTCCGACGTAGTTCGTGACGTCATCAGAGAACACGGCAGGATTgatatattaaaggggaatccagccttggccataaaatgttgtgttgggaagaagaaaaataaattaaacagaatggcgaaagtttgaaagaaatcggacaagcgatAAGAAAgctatagctgctttaaaattgagatcactaatagtatgtagatttcaaattggcaactgggtaagtaaattatgactaggggcaaggacaactttcccataggccatgtactttattatcagggatttgtggttttctcctaattacctattcccctggggcagcaatctaaatataatcctgTAGTATatttttatgtcctcatgaaagaaaaatataatttgaaataaaacttttgggaaaaatgacattttagccataatatgtatcgAGTACatgaagagtagtccttgccttacatcactatgacatcccatatgcggccaatttgaagtctccatgggtatagtgattaccaatatttacaacttttaaaaattcatactttcttgttgttgtccaatattgttaaaactttcacctattaacttgtctgatttttctttttcttataaaaacaagtctttgtttgggttggattcccctttaagtaagTGGCCTAGCTCAACGATACTAAGACCTCATGCCTCGTGCGGTTAATGTCCAAGCGATTTATTACGAGAAGGGAATGCTAAATTTTATCAAGGCATTCCAGTCAAAAGTAAAGTAGTCGGAAACAACAGCAGCAACGAGTAGAaatagtcataatagtagaagtagtagtagtatagtagagtagtagtagtagtagtatagtagtagtagtagtagtagtagtagtagtagtatagtagtagtagtagtagtagtagtagtagtatagtagtagaagaagtagtagtagtagtagtagtagtagtagtagtagtagtagtagtagtagtagtagtagtagtagtagtagtagtagtagtagtagtagtagtagtagtagtagtagtagtagtagtagtagtagtggtggtggtggtggtggtggtggtgaaatGAGGAGGAGGTATTTCGGCGTCAGCGCTAAGGATTATCTtttatcccccccaaaaaaaagacaatcctcCGCGCTGACCCCCACGAGGAGGTGTAGTAGTTGATactaataatagtgataatatgCGAAGGATTCTCCCCTGTTTCCATTCcatttcatctatttatttcaaCACCAGACATTTTCAGCAATAGCTGTTGTCCAATAGTTTCCTGCATGTTGACCTGGGAAGAAGAACGTTCATATTTCGAGTAATTAGCCAATGCGCCATTTCTCATCCATCTTTACTTTTTGTTAGATttgatttaacattttgtgcataCCTTATTTGAATTCGTTTCCTCTTTCTCCCGCTTTACAGTTAGTGTTGCTGGAGTCGGATTCGTTGAAATTCCCGAAAGGGTCACGCGGGAGCAGATCgacaaaattttcagcgttaatACTATTGGACCAATAAGGCTAGCTCAGGCGGTCTTGCCTCacatgaaaaagagaaaagcggGTAGAATTGTCATTGTATCGAGTGACATGTCTAGGCAAGGTAACATATGttcttccaccccccccccccttctccacCCCTTCTTTCCAGCGTCCATTTTCATTCACTTGCTGCTGACAGACGGGTGGTAGCTCGCACTAGTGTTCCttatgatttatatttgtatgCGCGTACCAATTATTCGACGCGCACACATTACCGCTTGTCTACCAGtattgctgttgttgttttttacgtATATGTATTATTCAACTTTTCAACAGCATCCATTTACTATTTTGCTTTCTCTAATTTTCTCCCTCCCATCTATTTAATTCAAATGGCATTCggttcttttatttccttttccatTTGCAGCTTGGCCATACTTCGATCTTTACTGCGCAACAAAGTTCGGTGTTGAGGGGTTTTTCGAAGCTCTGGCATCCAGCGTGAGAGCTTTTAACATTAGGTGAGGATTATATCATAGCGCTATTACATGATTATATATTACCCAATAGAAAATATTTCTACCGGACATGTAGGTTGGAGCAGGGGACTTGTGTAGAATGGTTAAGCGAAATTTCTTCTTTAAAACAATTCAGACTTCAGAACCAGTTGCTATAGTTCATGGTGTAAAGAGTTAGGTCTGGGAAACCCCGATCGTAGAGTCCTGTTTGAACCCTGGACTTTCCACTAGATCTAAATGCGCATAATGGAAGAGTAACGTGTTTCAAGAAACGCATTTAAAGGATTGACGTAGTTTTTGACTTGACATTTTTTAGGCATCAGCTAGTGTTCAACAGAAAACGATTTAAATTGTACGAAATTGTGTGTTCATGATGCTATCATACGTTATccaatttcccttttttatttatagGGTGTGTCTAGTGGAGCCAGGCCCGATCACTACCGGGCTTTTGGATAGTCTACAAAATGACTTGCAGAAACTGATAAACGACAAAACGGTAGATGACATCGAACTCCGCCAGCTTCTTGGCCTGAATCGAGACTTGTCTGACATGGAGAGAACCCGCAGCGCGGAAGATGTCGCAGCGGACTTGACCACGCGATGTTTAGACGTCGACGAACCAGTACTTCGACATCTACTTCTTGATGATAAATTCATGAGTGCTACCCGAGAAGCGTTGGCGGACCTTACAGGAGAGAGTACGGTTACATTCATGCGCAATCAACTTGGACATTGAACGATGCATGAGAATGCTCTCACTCCAAGCAGTGATCAAGATGCGGAAAATCAGGGCTTCATACGAACCTGCGCAGGGTTACATAAATTTGAGACCGAGTACGCGAATTATGGGAGCGCCCTGCGTACTCGTATTTGTTCCTCTGCGCATAGTAATCGATGTTGACAAATATATCGCAAAATTTGGGAATGACGTGAGTTTTACGTATGTACGTAGTCTTACGTtggcattttcttttcttcctggGAACCTTTTTAAATACAGCACGAATCAAAGTTCAGTACTATTTTATGAGACCTGgcggtgtttcatgaaagttgtcagcgcTGACAATGTCAGTGAAAtccttttattttgattggctgaaagacACTGGCCTCTGACTTTTGCtacggtaactgtcggagaaagtcAAGTTGTCAGTGtcgacaactttcatgaaacggtcccctatTCATGATAGAACCACTCTTTTGTGAACTTTTCCAAAAGAttacaaaatcattatttacgAAAATATAGGACTGCAGTAgtagtaaaattttattttattttcagtgaATTACACAAAGCAGCCCAAAAGGCTGAATAACATGCACTCTGAAAagtattgggtaaaagtgcccCATGGggataattatgtgtccaaccaacattggacGTTTTTATtcttatccagtgtgatgaaaattttgccca is a window encoding:
- the LOC121430931 gene encoding LOW QUALITY PROTEIN: retinol dehydrogenase 8-like (The sequence of the model RefSeq protein was modified relative to this genomic sequence to represent the inferred CDS: inserted 2 bases in 1 codon; substituted 1 base at 1 genomic stop codon), with amino-acid sequence MAPQIVLMTGCSAGIGLATAKRLALDIDQRYIVIASVIAMSEKANLVAAVGAPXIKQXFYQELDVTNDTNISDVVRDVIREHGRIDILISVAGVGFVEIPERVTREQIDKIFSVNTIGPIRLAQAVLPHMKKRKAGRIVIVSSDMSRQAWPYFDLYCATKFGVEGFFEALASSVRAFNIRVCLVEPGPITTGLLDSLQNDLQKLINDKTVDDIELRQLLGLNRDLSDMERTRSAEDVAADLTTRCLDVDEPVLRHLLLDDKFMSATREALADLTGESTVTFMRNQLGH